In Agromyces sp. Leaf222, the genomic window ACGAGGATGAAGCCGAAGTGCAGGTTGTACTGCGGCCCCAGCAGCGACGGGAAGATCGCGGTCTCCTTCATCGCCGGCGTCTTCGGGTTGCTCGACCCCGGCGCCTGAAGCAGGCCGGGCGTGCGCAGCATCCACGAGACGAGGTAGAACGCGATGTAGTTGAGCATGATCGTGACGATCACCTCGTGCGCGCCCGTGCGCGCCTTCAGGAGGCCGGCGATGCCGGCCCAGAGTGCGCCGCCGAGGAGGCCGCCGACGAGCGCGACGAGCATGTGCAGGCCGTAGGGCAGGTCGACGCCGAACCCGATCCAGCCGGCGACGGAGGCGGCGATCAGCATCTGTCCGCGTCCACCGATGTTGAACATGCCGACCCGGAACGCCAGCCCCACGCCGAGGCCACCGGCGATGAGCGGCGTCGCGAACGTGAGGGTCTCGGTGAGGGGGCGGATGCCGGCCGCGAACGTGTCGCGGTTGAAGTTGTAGATCGAGCCCTGGAACAGTGCGGTGTACGCGCCGGAGACCGAATGCCAGACCGCGACGACGGTGTCGCCCGGGCGGGCGAAGAAGTAGACGCTCGCCTCCTGCACCTTCTCGTCGGTGAAGGCGATCATGATCGCGCCGACGACGAGTGCGAGCAGCACGGCGAGCACCGAGATGATCGCGTTGCCCGTGGCGATCTGGTGGAGCATGGTGTGCCAGCGCGAGGGCGGTTCGACCTCGGGTGCGGCCGTCGTCGAAGACGAGGCGGATGCCGCGGCGGGCTCGGTCGCAACGGCGCCCGGCTGCTCGA contains:
- a CDS encoding ABC transporter permease; translation: MSDPREPAAGGTVPDREPDVALEQPGAVATEPAAASASSSTTAAPEVEPPSRWHTMLHQIATGNAIISVLAVLLALVVGAIMIAFTDEKVQEASVYFFARPGDTVVAVWHSVSGAYTALFQGSIYNFNRDTFAAGIRPLTETLTFATPLIAGGLGVGLAFRVGMFNIGGRGQMLIAASVAGWIGFGVDLPYGLHMLVALVGGLLGGALWAGIAGLLKARTGAHEVIVTIMLNYIAFYLVSWMLRTPGLLQAPGSSNPKTPAMKETAIFPSLLGPQYNLHFGFILVVGATVLVWWILSRSSLGFKFRAVGENPNAARVAGINVKAMYVYAMLIAGALLGLAGVSQVLGTVTTGFTAGIDAGIGFDAITVALLGRSTPWGIFVAGILFGAFKAGGFSMQAAEGVPVEIVLVVQSLIVLFIAAPPLVRTIFRLPDPAATTRRPRPIVTKEVKAK